CGCCGGCGTCGTCACTTTGCTGTTTCTATTTCCGGTTTATTGGCTGTTTATGATTTCGTTCAAGACGCCGGACGAGATCTATCACGTGCCGCCATTGTGGATGCCTGGGCAGATCCAGTTCTCGAATTATTATGTCCTATTCAAGGATGGTGACGTCATGGCCATCCTGAACAGCCTGATCGTCGCCGGCGTTAGCTCCGCCATTGCCATCATTCTTGGTACCCTATGCGCCTACAGCCTCGCCCGCTTCGGCACGGGTGGCGAGAACCTTGCGATGTGGATCATTTCCCAGCGCATGATCCCGCCGATTGCGGTCGTCTTCCCGATCTTCCTCATCTACGTCTATTTCGGTTTGGTTGACGGCTACTTCGGCCTGATCGTGCTCTATACCGCGTTCAATCTGCCCTATGTCATCTGGATGATGCGGGGTTATATCGTTGATGTTCCGCTCGAGCTGGAGGAAAGCGCCCTCGTCGACGGACTGAACCGATGGCAGGTCATCTGGAAAGTCGTCTTCCCGATGGTGCGCCCGGGGCTCATGGCGACTTCGGTCTTTACTTTCGTGTTCGCCTGGAACG
This is a stretch of genomic DNA from Bradyrhizobium sp. CCBAU 53338. It encodes these proteins:
- a CDS encoding carbohydrate ABC transporter permease gives rise to the protein MKLPTRKGRVLVLRYIGAGVVTLLFLFPVYWLFMISFKTPDEIYHVPPLWMPGQIQFSNYYVLFKDGDVMAILNSLIVAGVSSAIAIILGTLCAYSLARFGTGGENLAMWIISQRMIPPIAVVFPIFLIYVYFGLVDGYFGLIVLYTAFNLPYVIWMMRGYIVDVPLELEESALVDGLNRWQVIWKVVFPMVRPGLMATSVFTFVFAWNDFLFALVLTRTEVITFPVMLTHYFGGQSNFWAKIAAMSVLGTLPIFVAVTVMQRYLVRGISLGAVKG